Proteins from one Alysiella filiformis genomic window:
- a CDS encoding AAA family ATPase, whose amino-acid sequence MELKIKNIGVVKEANIQFNGLTVICGENDTGKSTIGKTLFALVKGIIGYEEEFQEELSYEIFTRFRQISRLIEHSINLEKLDDKQLEDIQKYTQINSFFLTRRIKSGKLQNNYFTSLIQLLKDLLSNNLITESVYERFEFYIRDIEDFLQQTNNSNLKQKLALERAFFSEFQSLITSSSNISFLQNNHQLDIAFNSKSKIKGNLSNLENFYFSEITYIETPSVIQFFKLIMSAGVKLTEQSRAKETVPLHTKDLTRKLFNSDNISNHEIFYNIHEMIHESIQGDFAYDNNQKDFFLNRNGVVIPSMDIASGIKSLGMIDILIKNNILNPNDILILDEPEVNLHPEWQKKYAEIICLLAQSSVKVLVVTHSPYMVSALHHYSKNISIHRNFYWAEKGMYGTYFSDETKNVMGGIVKKFALALEGMY is encoded by the coding sequence ATGGAATTAAAAATTAAAAATATCGGTGTTGTAAAAGAAGCCAACATCCAATTTAATGGTTTAACCGTTATTTGTGGAGAAAACGATACAGGCAAAAGTACTATTGGTAAAACTTTATTTGCTTTGGTTAAAGGAATTATTGGTTATGAAGAAGAGTTTCAAGAGGAATTATCCTATGAAATTTTTACACGGTTTAGACAAATTAGTAGATTAATTGAACACAGTATTAATTTAGAAAAATTAGATGACAAACAGTTAGAAGACATTCAAAAATATACTCAAATAAATAGTTTTTTCTTAACAAGAAGAATTAAATCTGGGAAATTGCAAAACAATTATTTCACATCATTAATTCAATTATTGAAAGACTTATTGAGTAATAATTTGATTACTGAAAGTGTTTATGAAAGATTTGAATTTTATATTCGTGATATTGAAGATTTTTTGCAACAAACAAACAACTCAAATTTAAAACAAAAATTGGCATTGGAGCGAGCATTTTTTTCAGAATTTCAAAGTTTGATTACAAGTTCGTCAAATATTAGTTTTTTACAAAATAATCATCAATTAGATATTGCATTTAATTCAAAATCTAAAATTAAAGGCAATTTATCTAATTTAGAGAATTTTTATTTTAGTGAAATCACTTATATTGAGACCCCTTCAGTCATTCAATTTTTTAAATTAATTATGAGTGCAGGTGTTAAACTAACTGAACAAAGTCGTGCAAAAGAAACTGTCCCATTGCATACAAAGGACTTGACCAGAAAATTATTTAATTCAGATAATATTTCAAATCATGAGATTTTCTATAATATTCATGAAATGATTCACGAATCCATTCAGGGGGATTTTGCTTATGATAATAATCAAAAGGACTTTTTCCTAAATAGAAATGGTGTCGTTATTCCATCAATGGATATTGCTTCAGGTATCAAATCATTAGGTATGATAGATATTTTAATTAAAAATAATATTTTAAATCCAAATGATATTTTGATTTTGGATGAACCTGAAGTCAATCTACACCCTGAATGGCAGAAAAAATATGCAGAAATAATTTGCTTACTGGCTCAATCTAGTGTGAAAGTACTGGTAGTAACGCACAGCCCATATATGGTATCTGCTTTACACCATTACTCAAAAAATATCTCCATTCATAGAAATTTCTATTGGGCAGAAAAAGGTATGTATGGTACTTATTTTTCAGATGAAACTAAAAATGTGATGGGTGGTATTGTTAAGAAATTTGCGCTTGCATTAGAAGGAATGTATTGA
- the glyS gene encoding glycine--tRNA ligase subunit beta: protein MMSPILLIELLTEELPPKALNNLGKHFAQAIAEGLEKTQLIDGALNFTAYASPRRLAVAVQNVKAVQADQQIVKKGVSVAVGMKDGVPSKALEGFARSCGVEIGSLKIINDGKQDVYAHEFTQSGQTLAVLLGDIVQAAVKKLPIPKVMRWGSSTHTFVRPVHGLMALHGNQIVPINVLGLDSSNQTLGHRFLSQGAIVLSQADDYATQLAEQGKVIAQFAERKNHIKSELDKIAGSLNATVAADESLLDEVTALVEYPVVLQASFDEKFLAVPQECLILTMQQNQKYFPLLDKNGKLMNQFLLVSNLQTADSSHIIHGNERVLRARLSDAEFFYKQDQKADLASRLPKLANVVYHNKIGSQAQRVERLQKIAVYIAGCLNADKTVAERAAMLAKADLLTEMVGEFPELQGVMGKYYAQLDGEMPEIAQAIEQHYYPRFAGDTLPESPIATAVALADKLETLVGIWGIGLIPTGDKDPYALRRSALGVLRMLMNYPLSIKDLLDFVAAQFPANLLAENTVAEVADFMQARLAVLLQNDFAQDVVVAVLAQRPDRLDDLLAKLQAVQAFKQLPEAAALAAANKRVQNLLKKADGDLGEVRADLLAQDEEKALFQAVQNLQPIVQKSVENQDFVSALTELAKIKPQVDAFFDGVMVMADDVAVKQNRLNLLNLLANLMNAVADIALLSE from the coding sequence ATAATGTCCCCAATCCTTTTAATTGAACTTCTCACCGAAGAACTCCCCCCCAAAGCCCTGAACAACTTGGGCAAGCACTTCGCGCAAGCCATTGCCGAAGGTTTGGAAAAAACCCAACTGATTGATGGTGCATTGAATTTTACCGCCTACGCCTCGCCCAGACGTTTGGCGGTGGCGGTGCAAAACGTCAAAGCCGTACAAGCCGACCAGCAAATCGTCAAAAAAGGCGTGTCGGTGGCGGTAGGCATGAAAGACGGTGTGCCAAGCAAGGCTTTGGAAGGCTTTGCGCGTTCGTGTGGTGTGGAAATCGGCAGCCTGAAAATCATCAATGACGGCAAACAAGATGTGTACGCGCATGAATTTACCCAATCAGGTCAAACACTTGCTGTTTTGCTGGGCGACATCGTTCAGGCAGCCGTGAAAAAATTGCCCATTCCCAAAGTCATGCGTTGGGGCAGCAGCACCCACACCTTTGTGCGTCCTGTTCACGGCTTGATGGCTTTGCATGGCAATCAAATTGTGCCGATTAACGTGCTGGGCTTGGACAGCAGCAATCAAACTTTGGGACACCGTTTCTTGTCGCAAGGCGCAATCGTACTCTCCCAAGCCGATGATTATGCAACACAATTAGCCGAACAAGGCAAAGTCATCGCCCAATTTGCCGAACGCAAAAACCACATCAAATCTGAATTGGACAAAATCGCAGGCAGCCTGAACGCCACCGTTGCCGCCGATGAAAGTCTGTTGGACGAAGTAACCGCTTTGGTGGAATATCCCGTTGTTTTACAAGCCAGTTTTGATGAAAAATTCTTGGCGGTGCCACAAGAATGCCTGATTTTGACCATGCAGCAAAATCAAAAATATTTCCCGCTTTTGGACAAAAACGGCAAATTGATGAACCAATTTTTGCTGGTATCCAATTTGCAAACGGCTGATTCTTCACACATTATTCACGGTAATGAACGTGTTTTACGCGCACGTTTGTCGGACGCGGAATTTTTCTACAAACAAGACCAAAAAGCGGATTTGGCAAGCCGTTTGCCCAAATTGGCGAATGTGGTTTACCACAACAAAATCGGTTCGCAAGCACAACGTGTTGAAAGATTGCAAAAAATTGCGGTTTACATTGCAGGCTGCCTGAATGCCGACAAAACGGTGGCGGAACGTGCCGCAATGCTGGCAAAAGCCGATTTGCTGACGGAAATGGTGGGCGAATTCCCTGAATTACAAGGGGTTATGGGCAAATATTACGCGCAACTTGATGGCGAAATGCCCGAAATCGCGCAAGCCATTGAGCAGCATTATTATCCGCGTTTTGCGGGCGACACGCTGCCTGAAAGCCCCATCGCCACAGCCGTTGCGCTGGCAGACAAGCTGGAAACGCTGGTCGGCATTTGGGGCATTGGCTTGATTCCAACGGGCGACAAAGACCCCTACGCGCTGCGCCGTTCCGCTTTGGGCGTGTTGCGCATGCTGATGAATTATCCTTTGTCTATCAAAGATTTATTGGATTTTGTGGCGGCGCAATTTCCTGCCAATTTGCTGGCTGAAAACACGGTGGCGGAAGTGGCGGATTTCATGCAAGCGCGTTTGGCGGTGTTGTTGCAAAACGATTTCGCGCAAGACGTGGTGGTGGCTGTGTTGGCGCAACGCCCCGACCGCTTGGACGATTTGTTGGCAAAATTGCAAGCGGTTCAAGCATTTAAGCAATTACCCGAAGCGGCTGCTTTGGCGGCAGCAAACAAGCGCGTGCAAAATCTGTTGAAAAAAGCCGATGGCGATTTGGGCGAAGTGCGTGCCGATTTGTTGGCGCAAGACGAGGAAAAAGCCTTGTTCCAAGCGGTGCAAAATTTGCAACCGATTGTGCAAAAATCGGTGGAAAATCAGGATTTTGTGTCGGCTTTAACCGAATTGGCAAAAATCAAACCGCAAGTGGACGCATTTTTTGATGGCGTGATGGTGATGGCTGATGATGTGGCTGTGAAACAAAATCGCTTGAATTTGTTGAACTTGTTGGCAAATTTGATGAATGCTGTGGCGGACATTGCTTTGTTGAGCGAATAA
- a CDS encoding GNAT family N-acetyltransferase — protein sequence MVFITHLRPARPSDCVAIFQAHYYAVRLACLQSYDAIIRHEWLALLNENSYLRDMNQPNIALWVAEYHGAVMGFFQLDLLRAHLSAVYVHPAVHKQGIGTALLQRAEQLTLDSGASALSLYCPNNALAFFRLNGYQTLSEAFLPLNQDVKVPCRLMRKYLDK from the coding sequence ATTGTGTTTATTACCCATTTACGACCCGCCCGCCCCAGCGATTGCGTTGCCATTTTTCAGGCGCATTATTACGCTGTTCGTTTGGCGTGTTTGCAAAGCTATGACGCGATAATACGCCATGAATGGTTGGCTTTATTAAATGAAAACAGCTATTTACGCGATATGAATCAACCCAACATTGCCTTGTGGGTGGCGGAATATCACGGTGCGGTAATGGGTTTTTTTCAGTTGGATTTGTTGCGGGCGCATTTGTCGGCGGTGTATGTGCATCCTGCGGTGCATAAGCAGGGCATAGGCACGGCGTTGTTGCAGCGTGCCGAACAACTGACTTTGGATTCGGGCGCAAGCGCGTTGAGTTTATATTGTCCCAACAATGCGTTGGCGTTTTTTCGTTTGAACGGCTACCAAACTTTGTCGGAGGCTTTTTTACCTTTGAATCAAGACGTTAAAGTACCGTGTCGTTTGATGCGCAAATATTTGGATAAATGA
- the typA gene encoding translational GTPase TypA — MKQIRNIAIIAHVDHGKTTLVDQLLRQSGTFRDNQQVEERVMDSNDIEKERGITILAKNTAIEYNGYHINIVDTPGHADFGGEVERVLGMVDCVVLLVDAQEGPMPQTRFVTKKALGLGLKPIVVINKIDKPSARASWVIDQTFELFDALGATDEQLDFPIVYASGLSGFARLEEDGTETDMRVLFDTILQHTPAPSGDANAPLQLQISQLDYDNYTGRLGIGRVLNGKIRSGMQVAVMNHEDQVATGRINQLLGFKGLERVPLDEAEAGDIVIISGIEDIGIGVTICDKENPVGVPMLSVDEPTLTMDFMVNTSPLAGTEGKFVTSRQIRDRLNKELLTNVALRVEDTEDADVFRVSGRGELHLTILLENMRREGYELAVGKPRVVYREIDGQKCEPYENLTVDVPDDNQGAVMEELGRRRGELTNMESDGNGRTRLEYHIPARGLIGFQGEFMTMTRGTGLMSHVFDDYAPVKPDMPGRHNGVLVSQEQGEAVAYALWNLEDRGRMFVSPNDKIYEGMIIGIHSRDNDLVVNPLKGKKLTNIRASGTDEAVRLTTPIKLTLESAVEFIDDDELVEITPKSIRLRKRHLSEAERRKHFKKD, encoded by the coding sequence ATGAAACAAATCCGCAACATCGCCATCATCGCCCACGTTGACCACGGCAAAACCACACTCGTAGACCAACTTTTGCGCCAATCAGGCACATTCCGCGACAATCAACAAGTGGAAGAGCGCGTGATGGACAGCAACGACATTGAAAAAGAGCGCGGCATCACCATTCTCGCCAAAAACACCGCCATTGAATACAACGGCTACCACATCAACATCGTGGACACCCCCGGACACGCCGACTTTGGTGGCGAAGTGGAGCGCGTGTTGGGCATGGTGGATTGCGTGGTGCTGTTGGTGGACGCGCAAGAAGGCCCGATGCCACAAACCCGTTTCGTTACCAAAAAGGCTTTGGGCTTGGGCTTGAAACCCATTGTGGTGATTAACAAAATTGACAAACCTTCTGCCCGCGCAAGCTGGGTGATTGACCAAACCTTTGAATTGTTTGACGCTTTGGGCGCAACCGATGAGCAGTTGGATTTCCCCATTGTGTACGCCTCTGGTTTGAGCGGTTTTGCGCGTTTGGAAGAAGACGGCACGGAAACCGATATGCGCGTGTTGTTTGACACGATTTTGCAACACACACCTGCACCGTCTGGCGATGCGAACGCGCCTTTGCAGTTGCAAATTTCGCAGTTGGATTACGACAATTACACAGGTCGCTTGGGCATTGGTCGCGTGTTGAACGGCAAAATCCGTTCGGGTATGCAAGTTGCCGTGATGAATCATGAAGACCAAGTCGCCACAGGTCGCATTAACCAGCTTTTGGGTTTCAAAGGCTTGGAACGCGTGCCTTTGGACGAGGCGGAGGCGGGCGACATCGTCATCATTTCGGGCATTGAAGACATTGGCATTGGTGTAACGATTTGCGACAAGGAAAATCCTGTTGGCGTGCCGATGTTGAGCGTGGACGAACCGACTTTGACGATGGACTTTATGGTGAACACCAGCCCATTGGCAGGTACGGAAGGCAAATTCGTTACCAGCCGCCAAATCCGCGACCGTTTGAATAAAGAATTGCTGACCAATGTGGCTTTGCGCGTGGAAGACACGGAAGATGCAGACGTGTTCCGCGTTTCAGGCAGGGGCGAATTGCATTTGACGATTTTGTTGGAAAACATGCGCCGCGAAGGTTATGAGTTGGCAGTGGGCAAACCGCGCGTGGTGTACCGCGAGATTGACGGTCAAAAATGCGAGCCTTACGAGAATTTGACGGTTGATGTGCCTGATGACAATCAAGGTGCGGTGATGGAAGAATTGGGTCGCCGCCGTGGGGAATTGACCAATATGGAAAGCGATGGCAACGGTCGCACCCGTTTGGAATACCACATTCCTGCGCGTGGTTTGATTGGTTTTCAGGGCGAATTCATGACGATGACGCGCGGCACAGGTTTGATGAGCCACGTTTTTGACGATTACGCGCCTGTGAAACCCGATATGCCGGGTCGTCATAATGGCGTGCTGGTGTCGCAAGAGCAGGGCGAGGCGGTGGCTTACGCTTTGTGGAATTTGGAAGACCGTGGTCGCATGTTTGTGTCGCCCAACGACAAAATTTACGAAGGCATGATTATCGGCATTCACAGCCGCGACAACGATTTGGTCGTGAACCCATTAAAAGGCAAAAAATTGACCAATATCCGTGCAAGCGGCACAGATGAAGCGGTGCGTTTGACCACGCCCATCAAATTGACTTTGGAAAGCGCGGTTGAATTTATTGACGATGATGAATTGGTGGAAATCACACCCAAATCGATTCGTTTGCGTAAACGCCATTTGAGCGAAGCGGAACGCCGCAAACATTTCAAAAAAGATTGA
- the lolA gene encoding outer membrane lipoprotein chaperone LolA translates to MKHFKKTLLALIGSVALANAAHAGAIDALKKFNQDTDGLTGSFSQTVQSKNKTQRTSGSFKVLRPGLFQWEYVKPYKQTIVGDGQTVWLYDVDLKQVTKSSQNQAIGDSPAAILSHKTALESNYALKEEASKNGIDYVLATPKKSNSGYQYIRIGFQGDKLNNMELKDGFGNITHIQFSGLNMKPNLSKQHFKFTPPKGVDVLSN, encoded by the coding sequence ATGAAGCATTTCAAAAAAACATTATTGGCTTTAATTGGCAGTGTTGCTCTGGCAAACGCCGCCCACGCAGGCGCGATTGACGCGCTGAAAAAATTCAACCAAGACACAGACGGCTTAACAGGCAGCTTTTCCCAAACCGTACAATCCAAAAACAAAACCCAACGCACATCAGGCAGCTTTAAAGTGTTGCGCCCTGGTTTATTTCAATGGGAATACGTCAAACCCTACAAACAAACCATTGTGGGCGATGGGCAAACCGTGTGGTTGTATGATGTTGATTTAAAACAAGTAACCAAATCCAGCCAAAACCAAGCCATTGGCGACAGCCCCGCCGCCATTTTGTCGCACAAAACCGCGCTGGAAAGCAACTACGCCCTGAAAGAAGAAGCCAGCAAAAACGGCATAGACTATGTATTGGCAACCCCCAAAAAGAGCAATTCAGGCTACCAATACATTCGCATTGGCTTTCAAGGCGACAAGCTGAACAATATGGAATTGAAAGACGGCTTTGGCAACATCACCCACATTCAATTTAGTGGTTTGAATATGAAACCGAATTTGTCCAAACAACACTTTAAATTCACACCGCCCAAAGGTGTGGACGTGTTGAGCAATTAA
- a CDS encoding ferritin-like domain-containing protein: MQDNIFPRLERALCETDPTQKCELIFQIDADYRSGSLKIAPNEDLPRDVFVAGRPEKPELVPPYKVEQRKTSTPEGYAAMLHAICHIEFNAINLALDAAYRFRTLPEQFTLDWLKVAYEEAQHFTLMRDRLREHGYDYGDFSAHGHLWDMAYKTAFDPLLRMALVPRVLEARGLDVTPAIREKVKQRGDLPTCDVLDIIYRDEVGHVQIGTRWYAHLCEQRGLEPMGLFRNLLRRFDMFIFRGYVNLEARERAGFSQFEMAMLEDFEKSWHETHGKAA, from the coding sequence ATGCAAGACAACATTTTTCCGCGCTTGGAACGCGCTTTATGCGAAACCGACCCCACGCAAAAATGTGAACTCATCTTTCAAATTGACGCGGATTACCGTTCAGGCAGCCTGAAAATTGCGCCAAACGAAGATTTACCGCGCGATGTTTTCGTGGCAGGTCGCCCCGAAAAACCCGAACTGGTGCCACCTTATAAAGTGGAACAGCGCAAAACGTCCACGCCCGAAGGCTATGCGGCGATGTTGCACGCGATTTGCCACATTGAATTTAATGCAATTAACTTGGCTTTGGACGCGGCATACCGCTTTCGCACGCTGCCCGAACAGTTTACGCTGGATTGGCTGAAAGTGGCTTATGAAGAAGCGCAACATTTCACCTTAATGCGCGACCGTTTGCGCGAACACGGCTACGATTATGGCGATTTTTCCGCGCACGGACATTTGTGGGACATGGCATACAAAACGGCATTTGACCCCCTGTTGCGCATGGCACTCGTGCCGCGCGTGTTGGAGGCGCGTGGTTTGGACGTTACCCCCGCAATCCGCGAAAAAGTGAAACAGCGTGGCGATTTGCCCACTTGCGATGTGTTGGACATCATTTACCGCGATGAAGTGGGGCATGTGCAAATTGGCACGCGCTGGTATGCGCATTTGTGCGAACAGCGCGGTTTGGAGCCGATGGGTTTGTTCCGCAACCTGTTGAGAAGATTTGATATGTTCATTTTTCGCGGCTATGTGAATTTGGAAGCGCGTGAACGAGCAGGTTTTTCCCAATTTGAGATGGCGATGTTGGAAGATTTTGAAAAATCGTGGCACGAAACGCATGGAAAGGCAGCCTGA
- a CDS encoding hemerythrin domain-containing protein, producing the protein MARNAWKGSLKMLNLNNIQAKSATWDEPIEMLYACHGKIKNFCQQLLRLPEYLAQHGCNDVVRGSVAQILTYFNQAAPLHHADEEVDFFPLLQQYAPQSHDLIAKLAAEHDVLEENWRILAQELNAILLGDTVTLSAQNVAKFTQSYAQHIEYEEPLFEMGKQFIPPEKLRAIGKIMAQRRLG; encoded by the coding sequence GTGGCACGAAACGCATGGAAAGGCAGCCTGAAAATGTTGAATTTAAACAATATTCAAGCCAAATCAGCCACTTGGGACGAACCCATAGAAATGCTGTATGCCTGTCATGGCAAAATCAAGAATTTTTGCCAACAATTATTGCGGCTGCCTGAATATTTGGCGCAACACGGCTGCAATGATGTGGTACGCGGCAGCGTGGCGCAAATTTTGACTTATTTCAATCAAGCCGCGCCTTTGCATCATGCTGATGAAGAAGTGGATTTTTTCCCATTGCTGCAACAATACGCACCGCAATCGCACGATTTAATCGCCAAATTGGCGGCTGAACACGATGTGTTGGAAGAAAATTGGCGCATTTTGGCGCAAGAATTGAACGCAATTTTGTTGGGCGACACGGTAACTTTATCGGCACAAAACGTGGCAAAATTCACGCAATCTTACGCCCAACACATTGAATACGAAGAACCTTTATTTGAAATGGGCAAGCAATTCATTCCACCAGAAAAATTGCGTGCAATCGGCAAAATCATGGCGCAAAGGCGGCTGGGTTGA
- a CDS encoding DUF1853 family protein yields MNHAQDALYWRLRHPIVRDLASVLLAPPLWLNQHELSRPQLLGAHGFRYLLDLDDNPSRLPEHLLHPLLGKYAENLLAFWLSSAPHTALLARNVAVPPLGECDFVAKIHDEVYHIELCCKYFGGQNVWRGLNPNDTLAKKAEKIQQQIQLSQHEHAQKIWREMGISGSLKRACVIRGNIFTPQAQIPAECAPTAWQGFWFDDFGKLADWVAQQPLFSGSRVCHLARNAYLAPARVAFEQTQSWQDAPPDKQGICAIVLPRPDGYWHEHSRAMFQAA; encoded by the coding sequence ATGAATCACGCCCAAGATGCTTTGTATTGGCGATTGCGCCACCCGATTGTCCGCGATTTGGCAAGTGTGTTGCTTGCGCCACCGTTGTGGCTCAATCAGCATGAATTGTCGCGTCCGCAATTATTGGGGGCGCACGGTTTTCGGTATTTGCTGGATTTGGACGACAACCCAAGCAGGCTGCCTGAACATCTGTTGCACCCTTTGCTGGGCAAATATGCGGAAAACTTGCTGGCATTTTGGTTGAGCAGCGCACCGCATACGGCTTTGTTGGCGCGAAATGTGGCGGTGCCGCCTTTGGGGGAATGCGATTTTGTGGCAAAAATCCATGATGAGGTTTACCACATTGAATTGTGTTGCAAATATTTTGGCGGACAAAATGTGTGGCGCGGACTCAATCCCAACGATACGCTGGCAAAAAAAGCCGAAAAAATCCAACAACAAATCCAACTTTCGCAACATGAACACGCCCAAAAAATTTGGCGTGAAATGGGCATTTCAGGCAGCCTGAAACGCGCTTGCGTGATTCGCGGCAACATTTTCACGCCGCAAGCGCAAATACCAGCCGAATGTGCGCCAACCGCTTGGCAGGGTTTTTGGTTTGACGATTTTGGCAAATTGGCAGATTGGGTGGCGCAACAGCCTTTGTTTTCAGGCAGCCGCGTGTGTCATTTGGCGCGAAATGCTTATCTTGCGCCCGCGCGTGTTGCGTTTGAACAAACCCAGTCGTGGCAAGACGCACCGCCCGATAAACAGGGCATTTGCGCGATTGTGTTGCCGCGCCCAGACGGTTATTGGCATGAACACAGTCGCGCCATGTTTCAGGCTGCCTGA
- a CDS encoding universal stress protein, protein MYKHLLVAVDGSHTALNALNHALGLAVQSGSQMTLVHVANPSEYMTLAPEFLQHESYEAAAVASGNDVLSEAKTIAQNAGVQNVQTHLLLATKGAKEMAQELVDFGNTQGADLLVLGTHGRTGLMHLLMGSFAETVMRHSNLPLLIIRSQGEDE, encoded by the coding sequence ATGTACAAACATTTGCTTGTTGCCGTTGATGGCAGCCACACGGCTTTGAATGCTTTGAATCATGCTTTGGGTTTGGCGGTGCAAAGTGGCAGTCAAATGACTTTGGTTCACGTTGCCAACCCCAGCGAATACATGACGCTTGCGCCTGAATTTTTGCAACACGAAAGCTATGAGGCGGCAGCCGTTGCCAGTGGCAATGATGTGTTGAGTGAGGCGAAAACCATCGCCCAAAACGCAGGGGTGCAAAATGTGCAAACGCATTTGTTGCTCGCCACCAAGGGCGCGAAGGAAATGGCGCAAGAATTGGTGGATTTTGGCAATACGCAGGGCGCGGATTTGTTGGTGTTGGGAACGCACGGTCGCACGGGTTTGATGCATTTGTTGATGGGCAGCTTTGCGGAAACGGTTATGCGCCACAGCAATTTGCCTTTGTTGATTATTCGCAGCCAAGGCGAAGACGAATGA
- a CDS encoding tRNA threonylcarbamoyladenosine dehydratase, whose product MTQQHDRRFGGIARLYGERGLQQLSQAHVCVVGVGGVGSWAVEALARSGIGELTLIDLDNIAISNVNRQLHALTPDFGKAKVTALRERIAQIAPHCIVHEIEDFVDEHNLPELFSQPFDFVIDAIDQMRVKVAMIDYFLKHKQAFIISGGAGGQRNPALIETADLSQTTQDPLLSKIRYTLRKKHGLPREGKMRVPCVYSREQITPPQIQAACDTDPTAPQGLSCAGYGASMLVTASFGLHCATAAIEHIVKPKK is encoded by the coding sequence ATGACACAACAACACGACCGCCGCTTTGGTGGCATCGCACGATTGTATGGCGAACGCGGTTTACAACAATTATCACAAGCACACGTTTGCGTGGTGGGGGTGGGCGGCGTAGGCTCATGGGCAGTAGAAGCCCTCGCCCGAAGTGGCATAGGCGAACTCACGCTCATTGATTTGGACAACATTGCCATTTCCAACGTCAATCGCCAATTACACGCCCTCACGCCCGATTTTGGCAAAGCCAAAGTAACCGCGCTGCGCGAGCGCATCGCCCAAATCGCCCCCCACTGTATCGTGCATGAAATTGAAGATTTTGTTGATGAACACAATTTGCCCGAACTGTTTAGCCAACCCTTTGATTTTGTGATAGATGCCATAGACCAAATGCGCGTTAAAGTTGCCATGATAGATTATTTTCTCAAACACAAACAAGCCTTTATCATAAGTGGCGGTGCAGGTGGGCAACGCAATCCCGCCCTGATTGAAACCGCCGATTTGTCGCAAACCACCCAAGACCCTTTGCTGTCCAAAATCCGCTACACCCTACGCAAAAAGCACGGCTTGCCACGCGAAGGCAAAATGCGCGTACCCTGCGTTTATTCACGCGAACAAATCACACCGCCCCAAATTCAGGCAGCCTGCGACACCGACCCCACCGCCCCGCAAGGCTTATCCTGTGCAGGTTATGGCGCAAGCATGCTGGTAACGGCAAGTTTCGGCTTGCATTGCGCCACCGCTGCGATTGAACACATTGTGAAACCGAAAAAATGA
- a CDS encoding segregation and condensation protein A, translated as MSENNTIAYIFGQPVTDLPKDLFIPPDALQVILHSFEGPLDLLLYLIRKQNIDVLDIPMVQITEQYLGYIAQMDTHQFDLAAEYLLMAAVLIEIKSRLLLPLPESENQDEEADPRAELVRRLLEYEQMKLAAQELDALPRAGRDFAWVYLPLEIAVAARLPEVQAADLTQAWLGILSRAKNSRSHAVIQEAISVRERMTHILRRLQNEGQCRFSQLFQAEQGVAHVVVNFIALLELIKEGLVRCEQSQAFGEIDIAANT; from the coding sequence ATGAGTGAAAACAACACCATCGCCTACATTTTTGGGCAACCCGTTACCGATTTACCCAAAGATTTGTTTATCCCCCCCGATGCCCTACAAGTGATTTTGCACAGTTTTGAAGGGCCTTTGGATTTGCTGCTGTATCTAATCCGCAAGCAAAACATTGATGTGCTGGACATTCCCATGGTGCAAATCACCGAACAATATTTGGGCTACATCGCGCAAATGGACACACATCAATTTGATTTGGCAGCCGAATATTTGCTCATGGCGGCGGTGCTGATTGAAATTAAATCGCGCCTGCTGCTGCCTTTGCCCGAAAGCGAAAACCAAGACGAAGAAGCCGACCCACGCGCCGAATTGGTACGCCGACTGTTGGAATACGAACAAATGAAACTTGCCGCGCAAGAATTGGACGCGCTGCCACGCGCAGGACGCGATTTTGCATGGGTGTATTTGCCTTTGGAAATTGCGGTGGCAGCACGTTTGCCCGAAGTTCAGGCAGCCGACTTAACCCAAGCGTGGTTGGGCATTTTGTCGCGCGCCAAAAATTCGCGCAGCCATGCCGTGATTCAAGAAGCCATTTCCGTACGCGAACGCATGACCCACATTTTGCGCCGTTTGCAAAACGAAGGTCAATGCCGTTTCAGCCAGCTTTTTCAAGCCGAACAGGGCGTGGCACACGTTGTGGTCAATTTCATCGCCTTGCTGGAATTAATCAAAGAAGGCTTGGTGCGTTGCGAGCAAAGCCAAGCATTTGGCGAGATTGATATTGCGGCAAACACCTAA